The sequence CTAGCATATGAGGTTGTGGTCAAAAAGTAGGAGAGTTGGGGAGAGAAGTTACAAATGTCAATACCCAGGTTGCTGAAAGAGTGGAGATGAAGGTCTGAAAAAGTGGAGTTGAAGAACTGAGTTTCTAGGGCATTGGTTAGATCATCCATGTAAATCTGAATGTTGTCTGGGGTGATAACAGAATTTAGAAGGCTGAGCCACGGGCCAGAAGCCTCAGTAATTGAGAGGTGAGGGAAATGgacaaagaggaggaagaagggaggtgATAGGCTGATGAGAGTGTCAGAGAGGCAGGATTTGTATTCTTTTGTGGATGTGTGAGGCTGGAAGTAGCATCAAGTATCAAGGAACATAAacttcatggtttttttttttgagcattaaaatattttattaaacttcATGGTTTTTGTTTgccactttgttttgtttgttttgctgtctATAATGTCTAAAAAtttgttactttttttaaacaaatgaaaatttttcttattACATTTGCAGGTTGTTCATAATCAAaattaacaaagcaaaaaaaaaaaaaacccaccaagatGTCTGTTGATCCAATGGCCTATGAAGCCCAGTTCTTTGGCTTCACACCGCAGACTTGCATGCTTAGGATTTACATTGCCTTTCAAGACTACCTGTTTGAGGTGATGCAGGCTGTTGAACAGGTTATTCTAAAGAAGCTGGATGGCATCCCAGAGTGTGCAATTAGTGCAGTCCAGATTCGCAAGTGCACAGAAGAGTTTCTTTGCTTCATGAAAGGACGTTTTGATAATCTTTTTGGCAAAATGGAGCAGCTCTTCTTACAGTTGATTTTGCGGATTCCCCCAAACGTCTTGCTCCCAGAAGATAAACCTCAGGAGACACATTCTTACAGTGAGGAAGAATTCCACCTTCTCCAAAAAGAAATTGAACAGTTACAGGAGAAGTATAAGACTGAATTGTGCACTAAGCAGGCCCTTCTTGCAGAATTAGAAGAGCAAAAAATCGTTCAGACCAAACTCAAACAGACATTGTCTTTGTTTGATGAACTTGAAAATGTTGGAAGAGACCATGGGGCTAGTGATTTTAGGGAAGGCTTGGTGTTCCTGATCCAGAACTCCAGAAAACTCCAGAGTATCAGAGAGAATGTGGAAAAGGAAAGCAAACGATTGAAAATATCTTGATTTCTCAATAGAAAAAGGAGTTTCTCAGAAGGTGGACTGGTACGGGATTTATATCGATGATATCCTTAATCCTAGTGAACACTATATTTTTGGGAGGGTTGGTTTGTTCACACTTTCTTATATTCCACATCCTCCTCCTTTTTAGTCTACTCTCCTGAAGCATCTGTGCTTTATATTGAACTAATCTTTGAAGCATCTGTGCTTAGAGGTCCGTAATGGGTGGGAAAGTATTCTTGGTTCATTAAGAACTCATTTGGGGGCATGACTGAAGAAGTAAAGCTTTCCCTGGCCATTCAAAGATATTTGTAAAAGTTGTACCTTGGTCGTGAGTCCTTTGTAACCTTGACCTTTTTGTCTTACTCTTTGGATAAAATGAAATGACACAAAGGTTAAGTGGGTGTCTTCTTTATTAACCAGTCACCACACTGTGGGACAGCCAACACAGACTCCTTGTTCTTGCCCAGTAACTTTTTTCTCACACGAGGAAGTTAATGACTAGCTGAAAGAAGCAAGTAGCAGAAAAAACAACCATGacctttagaaagaagaaagaagttggTTGTTTCTAAGATAAATCCTTGATGATGTTGAAGAGTTTAATGTCTTGGAGCCCAGCAATGGAAGACATTGGACAAAAAGGAAGCATCTCACTGGCATAGAAAAGGAAGCCTGGAACATACTGAATTGCAAAGATTATATTAACTATTAGGTATATATACCATTTTTTTGGTCATACTTCAGTTAGTTTTGGAATCTGCCTTGAACCTAATATTTAATTAACTTATTCACACTCATAGAAACACTCAGTGATAAATTTTAACTGTATCTTGTACTT comes from Muntiacus reevesi chromosome 18, mMunRee1.1, whole genome shotgun sequence and encodes:
- the MIS12 gene encoding protein MIS12 homolog, with protein sequence MSVDPMAYEAQFFGFTPQTCMLRIYIAFQDYLFEVMQAVEQVILKKLDGIPECAISAVQIRKCTEEFLCFMKGRFDNLFGKMEQLFLQLILRIPPNVLLPEDKPQETHSYSEEEFHLLQKEIEQLQEKYKTELCTKQALLAELEEQKIVQTKLKQTLSLFDELENVGRDHGASDFREGLVFLIQNSRKLQSIRENVEKESKRLKIS